A genome region from Nocardioides cynanchi includes the following:
- a CDS encoding DMT family transporter — MPASRRTTLLATAALLGVTATWGSTFFLIHDLLSRVPTLDFLALRFAIASITLVALAPRALGRLTAASRRQAAVLGGLYGVAQILQTAGLAKTPASVSGFITGMYVVATPIFAALILRTRIGRATWAAVVLAMAGLGVLTLSGFSIGYGEGLIFVAAMIYALHIVGLGAWSEPGQALGMSIVQLMVITVICLVCTAPDGMVFPDRLGDWLSVVYMAVVAGAAAMIGQTWAQAHLPPARAAIIMSMEPVFAALFAVLFGGESATVRMLVGGLMVLAAMLIVELVPRRRVEVEVTHLAV, encoded by the coding sequence GTGCCCGCGTCCCGTCGTACCACCCTGCTGGCGACGGCGGCGCTGCTCGGCGTCACCGCCACCTGGGGCAGCACGTTCTTCCTGATCCACGACCTGCTGTCGCGGGTGCCGACCCTCGACTTCCTGGCCCTCCGGTTCGCGATCGCCAGCATCACTCTCGTGGCGCTCGCCCCCCGGGCCCTGGGCCGGCTCACCGCCGCGTCGCGACGGCAGGCAGCGGTGCTCGGCGGTCTGTACGGCGTGGCGCAGATCCTCCAGACCGCCGGGCTGGCGAAGACACCGGCCAGCGTCTCCGGCTTCATCACCGGGATGTACGTCGTGGCGACGCCGATCTTCGCCGCCCTGATCCTGCGCACCCGGATCGGCCGCGCGACGTGGGCGGCGGTGGTGCTGGCGATGGCCGGTCTCGGCGTGCTCACCCTGAGCGGCTTCTCGATCGGCTACGGCGAGGGCCTGATCTTCGTGGCCGCGATGATCTACGCCCTCCACATCGTCGGGCTCGGCGCCTGGTCGGAGCCGGGACAGGCCCTCGGCATGTCGATCGTCCAGCTGATGGTGATCACCGTGATCTGCCTCGTGTGCACCGCGCCCGACGGCATGGTCTTCCCCGACCGGCTCGGCGACTGGCTCAGCGTCGTCTACATGGCGGTGGTCGCCGGCGCGGCAGCGATGATCGGCCAGACCTGGGCACAGGCCCACCTGCCACCGGCCAGGGCCGCGATCATCATGAGCATGGAGCCGGTCTTCGCCGCTCTCTTCGCGGTGCTCTTCGGCGGCGAGAGCGCGACGGTCCGGATGCTCGTCGGCGGTCTCATGGTGCTGGCGGCGATGCTGATCGTGGAGCTGGTGCCCCGCCGCAGGGTCGAGGTCGAGGTCACCCATCTCGCGGTCTGA
- a CDS encoding TetR/AcrR family transcriptional regulator — protein sequence MNTTRSYTMTARAVAVAETRARIIDACVALHGERPVTEIALDDVAGRAGVSVQTVLRHFGSRAGLEEASFEHAQQAVTDERRTPVGDVGAAVHVIVDHYERRGDQALLMLAQETHQDLMARITEQGKALHRAWVTEVFAPFLAAAEDAEELTDLLVVATDVYTWKLLRRDRRLSRERTESRIRRLVDALLP from the coding sequence ATGAACACGACTCGTTCCTACACGATGACCGCTCGGGCCGTGGCGGTCGCGGAGACCCGGGCCCGGATCATCGACGCCTGCGTCGCCCTGCACGGCGAGCGGCCGGTCACCGAGATCGCGCTGGACGACGTCGCGGGCCGGGCCGGCGTCAGCGTGCAGACCGTGCTGCGTCACTTCGGGAGCCGGGCCGGGCTCGAGGAGGCGTCGTTCGAGCACGCGCAGCAGGCGGTCACCGACGAGCGTCGTACGCCGGTCGGAGATGTCGGGGCCGCCGTGCACGTGATCGTCGACCACTACGAGCGGCGTGGCGACCAGGCCCTGCTGATGCTCGCCCAGGAGACCCACCAGGACCTGATGGCCCGGATCACCGAGCAGGGCAAGGCCCTCCACCGGGCGTGGGTGACCGAGGTGTTCGCCCCGTTCCTCGCCGCCGCCGAGGACGCCGAGGAGCTCACCGACCTGCTCGTCGTCGCCACCGACGTCTACACCTGGAAGCTGCTCCGGCGCGACCGCCGCTTGAGCCGCGAGCGCACCGAGAGCCGGATCCGCCGCCTTGTCGACGCACTGCTGCCCTGA
- the pknB gene encoding Stk1 family PASTA domain-containing Ser/Thr kinase has translation MEQESRAHAGSAVLADPLSGQVLDGRYRIGRRIARGGMAGVYEALDTRLDRICAVKVMHPGLGDDEAFAARFVREARSAARLSHPHVVNVFDQGEDPTVDGGTLYLVMELISGHTLRDVIRDEAPVPPARALALIEPVVSALAAAHRAGLIHRDIKPENVLIADDGRVKVADFGLAKAVSADTQHTATGGVIIGTVSYLAPELVVDGTSDARADVYAAGVVLYELLTGSKPHEGESPIAVAYKHVHEDVPPPSRSAPGIPAYLDALVARATARDRAQRPADAGVLLHQLHRVSQALASGAWADHELTTDLALTPLSQSVGSAPVTEDTSDLDLVPMTPAEFVSPEPQPTTVRSVPPPSEPPTTPVRGRRSRRGPVLLGLALVIALLAGVGAYWFGWARYTATPGVLGLTQQAATHKLEKAGLHVTVGAAAFSSSVPKGEVVGTDPGPGARVLDHGTVTLTLSKGQELYAVPQLRNLTVNQAQDALLRSHLTYGRSIRQYDEKVARGHVIGSNPSAGKRESPKTLVDLVVSRGPQPIHIRDWTGAPAARAEQVLKAQHLDVVLGTAEYSDQVAQGHVLSQTPPSGVLHRGDQVTLVVSKGPQLVPVPDNLTAMGVAAATAELKGLGFQVSVVKSPYYIGVGYVYSSSPGGGEMAPKGSVVVLHII, from the coding sequence GTGGAGCAGGAGTCGCGCGCCCACGCGGGCAGCGCTGTGCTTGCCGACCCCCTGAGCGGGCAGGTGCTCGACGGCCGCTACCGGATCGGCCGCCGGATCGCGCGTGGCGGCATGGCCGGCGTCTACGAAGCGCTCGACACCCGGCTCGACCGCATCTGCGCGGTCAAGGTCATGCACCCGGGGCTCGGTGACGACGAGGCCTTCGCGGCCCGGTTCGTCCGGGAGGCACGCTCGGCGGCCCGCCTCTCCCACCCGCACGTGGTCAACGTCTTCGACCAGGGCGAGGACCCCACCGTCGACGGCGGCACGCTCTACCTGGTGATGGAGCTGATCTCCGGCCACACGCTGCGCGACGTGATCCGCGACGAGGCCCCGGTGCCTCCGGCGCGGGCCCTGGCCCTGATCGAGCCGGTGGTCTCGGCCCTGGCCGCGGCCCATCGCGCGGGCCTGATCCACCGCGACATCAAGCCCGAGAACGTCCTGATCGCCGATGACGGCCGGGTCAAGGTAGCCGACTTCGGCCTGGCCAAGGCGGTCAGCGCCGACACCCAGCACACCGCGACCGGCGGGGTCATCATCGGCACCGTCTCCTACCTCGCGCCGGAGCTGGTCGTCGACGGCACCAGCGACGCCCGCGCCGACGTGTACGCCGCCGGCGTGGTCCTCTACGAGCTGCTCACCGGCAGCAAGCCGCACGAGGGCGAGTCCCCGATCGCGGTCGCCTACAAGCACGTGCACGAAGACGTCCCGCCGCCGTCGCGCTCGGCGCCCGGCATCCCGGCGTACCTCGACGCGCTGGTCGCCCGCGCCACTGCGCGCGACCGCGCCCAGCGCCCGGCCGACGCAGGCGTGCTGCTCCACCAGCTGCACCGGGTCTCCCAGGCCCTCGCCAGCGGCGCCTGGGCCGACCACGAGCTGACCACCGACCTCGCCCTGACGCCCTTGTCGCAGTCGGTTGGCAGTGCGCCGGTCACCGAGGACACCAGCGACCTCGACCTGGTGCCGATGACCCCCGCCGAGTTCGTCTCCCCCGAGCCGCAGCCCACGACGGTGCGCTCGGTGCCGCCGCCGTCGGAGCCACCGACCACGCCGGTGCGCGGGCGCCGCTCCCGGCGCGGCCCGGTGCTCCTCGGCCTCGCCCTGGTGATCGCCCTCCTCGCCGGTGTCGGTGCCTACTGGTTCGGCTGGGCCCGCTACACCGCCACCCCCGGCGTGCTCGGGCTCACCCAGCAGGCCGCCACCCACAAGCTGGAGAAGGCCGGGCTGCACGTGACCGTCGGCGCCGCGGCCTTCTCCTCGAGCGTGCCGAAGGGCGAGGTGGTCGGCACCGACCCCGGGCCCGGCGCGCGCGTGCTCGACCACGGCACCGTCACTCTCACGCTGTCCAAGGGCCAAGAGCTGTACGCCGTCCCGCAGCTGCGCAACCTCACGGTCAACCAGGCCCAGGACGCGCTCCTCCGGTCCCACCTCACCTACGGCAGGTCGATCCGGCAGTACGACGAGAAGGTCGCCCGTGGCCACGTGATCGGCAGCAACCCCTCGGCCGGGAAACGCGAGAGCCCGAAGACGCTGGTCGACCTCGTGGTCAGCCGGGGACCGCAGCCGATCCACATCCGCGACTGGACCGGCGCGCCCGCGGCGCGCGCCGAGCAGGTCCTCAAGGCCCAGCACCTCGATGTCGTGCTCGGCACGGCGGAGTACTCCGACCAGGTCGCGCAGGGGCACGTGCTGTCCCAGACCCCGCCGAGCGGCGTCCTGCACCGCGGCGACCAGGTGACGCTCGTGGTGTCGAAGGGTCCGCAGCTGGTGCCGGTCCCCGACAACCTCACCGCGATGGGCGTCGCCGCGGCCACCGCCGAGCTGAAGGGCCTGGGCTTCCAGGTGAGCGTCGTGAAGTCGCCGTACTACATCGGCGTCGGCTACGTGTACAGCTCGAGCCCGGGGGGCGGCGAGATGGCCCCGAAGGGCAGCGTCGTCGTCCTGCACATCATCTGA